A window of Equus przewalskii isolate Varuska chromosome 18, EquPr2, whole genome shotgun sequence contains these coding sequences:
- the TM4SF19 gene encoding transmembrane 4 L6 family member 19 isoform X1, giving the protein MAERDSPHGLRTLSPPCMMACSQTCSCILGLSLGTTALFAAGANVVLLFPNWDVTYLLRGLIGKHAKLGTGLWGAGLMVLTAATLISLTGWRYGCFRKSGPCRRMLTALLSSGLALLGALICFITSGAALKDGPFCVFDVSSFNQTQPWKYGYPFKDLHTRNYLYDHSLWNSVCLEPSKAVVWHVSFFSTLLCISVLQILLVVIHFVNSFLGLFCSLCEE; this is encoded by the exons ATGGCGGAGCgagactctccccacgggctcag GacactgtcccctccctgcaTGATGGCATGCTCACAGACCTGCTCCTGCATCCTGGGACTGAGCCTCGGGACTACAGCTCTATTTGCTGCTGGGGCCAACGTGGTGCTCCTCTTTCCTAACTGGGATGTCACCTACCTGTTGAGGGGCCTCATTGGCAAGCATGCCAAGCTGGGCACTGGGCTCTGGGGAGCAGGCCTCATG GTACTCACTGCAGCCACCCTCATCTCCTTGACGGGCTGGAGATATGGCTGCTTCAGGAAGAGTGGGCCCTGCCGAAGG aTGCTCACTGCTCTGTTGTCAAGTGGCCTGGCTTTGCTTGGAGCCTTGATTTGCTTTATCACTTCTGGAGCAGCCCTGAAAGATGGTCCTTTTTGCGTGTTTGATGTCTCATCCTTCAATCAGACGCAACCTTGGAAATATGGTTACCCATTCAAAGACCTGCATACCAG GAATTATTTGTATGACCATTCACTCTGGAACTCTGTCTGCCTGGAGCCGTCTAAAGCCGTCGTTTGGCATGTGTCCTTCTTCTCCACCCTTCTGTGCATCAGCGTCCTCCAGATTCTCCTGGTGGTCATTCATTTCGTCAACAGCTTCCTGGGCCTTTTCTGCAGCCTCTGTGAGGAGTGA
- the TM4SF19 gene encoding transmembrane 4 L6 family member 19 isoform X2: MMACSQTCSCILGLSLGTTALFAAGANVVLLFPNWDVTYLLRGLIGKHAKLGTGLWGAGLMVLTAATLISLTGWRYGCFRKSGPCRRMLTALLSSGLALLGALICFITSGAALKDGPFCVFDVSSFNQTQPWKYGYPFKDLHTRNYLYDHSLWNSVCLEPSKAVVWHVSFFSTLLCISVLQILLVVIHFVNSFLGLFCSLCEE; encoded by the exons aTGATGGCATGCTCACAGACCTGCTCCTGCATCCTGGGACTGAGCCTCGGGACTACAGCTCTATTTGCTGCTGGGGCCAACGTGGTGCTCCTCTTTCCTAACTGGGATGTCACCTACCTGTTGAGGGGCCTCATTGGCAAGCATGCCAAGCTGGGCACTGGGCTCTGGGGAGCAGGCCTCATG GTACTCACTGCAGCCACCCTCATCTCCTTGACGGGCTGGAGATATGGCTGCTTCAGGAAGAGTGGGCCCTGCCGAAGG aTGCTCACTGCTCTGTTGTCAAGTGGCCTGGCTTTGCTTGGAGCCTTGATTTGCTTTATCACTTCTGGAGCAGCCCTGAAAGATGGTCCTTTTTGCGTGTTTGATGTCTCATCCTTCAATCAGACGCAACCTTGGAAATATGGTTACCCATTCAAAGACCTGCATACCAG GAATTATTTGTATGACCATTCACTCTGGAACTCTGTCTGCCTGGAGCCGTCTAAAGCCGTCGTTTGGCATGTGTCCTTCTTCTCCACCCTTCTGTGCATCAGCGTCCTCCAGATTCTCCTGGTGGTCATTCATTTCGTCAACAGCTTCCTGGGCCTTTTCTGCAGCCTCTGTGAGGAGTGA